In one Mycobacterium sp. NBC_00419 genomic region, the following are encoded:
- a CDS encoding helix-turn-helix domain-containing protein: protein MTMARNWRDIRADAIARGALDAERAGAAREEMREAVQAHRLAEIRKALGHSRQADVAALMGVSQARVSKLESGDLSHTELGTLQAYVAALGGQLRIVAEFGDNTVELTA from the coding sequence ATGACCATGGCGCGCAACTGGCGAGACATTCGCGCGGATGCGATCGCTCGGGGTGCGCTGGATGCCGAGCGGGCCGGAGCTGCGCGCGAGGAGATGCGTGAGGCCGTCCAGGCGCACCGTCTGGCCGAGATCCGCAAAGCGCTGGGTCACTCCCGCCAGGCCGACGTCGCGGCCCTCATGGGGGTCTCTCAGGCCCGCGTTTCCAAGCTGGAAAGCGGCGACCTGTCGCACACCGAGCTGGGCACGCTTCAGGCGTACGTCGCCGCGCTGGGCGGGCAGCTGCGCATCGTCGCTGAGTTCGGTGATAACACTGTCGAATTGACCGCCTGA
- a CDS encoding helix-turn-helix domain-containing protein, whose amino-acid sequence MEDNVFSDLPLLLAVPHAAKLLGISRAAAYRLVHSGELPVRRLGGRIYVVTAGLRELGA is encoded by the coding sequence TTGGAAGATAACGTGTTCAGCGATCTTCCCCTGCTCCTCGCGGTACCGCACGCGGCGAAGCTTCTGGGAATCAGTCGTGCCGCGGCCTACCGGCTCGTCCACTCGGGCGAGCTGCCGGTCCGTCGGCTCGGCGGACGCATCTACGTGGTAACCGCAGGCCTGCGCGAGTTGGGAGCGTGA
- a CDS encoding ribonuclease Z, with product MRELVVLGTASQVPTRYRNHNGYLLRWDGEGFLFDPGEGTQRQMLFAGVAPSSVTRLCLTHFHGDHCLGVPGVLQRLSLDRSDRPVTAHYPHSGQVYFERLRHASAFHDAVEVREEPVSGPGPVASGAFGVLEAMPLDHSIEVYGYRLVEPDGRRFLPESLAAFGIDGPAVGELDRTGSVRVGERIVSADEVSQIRRGQRFAFVMDTRLCDNVYALADGVDMLVIEATFLDEDERLASEYGHLTARQAARVARECGVRRLVLTHFSQRYPDAAERYREEAAREFSGDTVVAEDLMRVPVPKRR from the coding sequence ATGCGGGAACTAGTCGTACTGGGTACCGCCAGTCAGGTGCCGACCCGGTATCGCAACCACAACGGCTACCTGCTGAGGTGGGACGGCGAAGGCTTCCTCTTCGATCCGGGGGAGGGCACCCAGCGGCAGATGCTCTTCGCCGGGGTGGCGCCCAGCAGCGTGACGCGGTTGTGCCTCACGCACTTTCACGGCGATCACTGTCTGGGTGTGCCGGGAGTGCTACAGCGCCTGTCACTGGATCGCAGTGACCGTCCGGTCACCGCGCACTACCCACACTCGGGCCAGGTGTACTTCGAGCGGCTTCGGCACGCCTCGGCGTTCCATGATGCCGTCGAGGTCCGCGAGGAGCCGGTCAGTGGGCCGGGGCCGGTCGCGTCTGGTGCGTTCGGGGTTCTGGAAGCGATGCCGCTGGACCATTCGATCGAGGTGTACGGCTACCGTCTCGTGGAGCCGGACGGACGACGATTCCTGCCGGAATCCCTGGCCGCCTTCGGAATTGACGGCCCTGCCGTCGGGGAACTGGACCGGACCGGGTCGGTCCGGGTGGGTGAGAGGATCGTCTCAGCCGACGAAGTGAGTCAGATCAGGCGGGGCCAGCGGTTTGCGTTCGTGATGGACACCCGGCTGTGCGACAACGTGTATGCGCTCGCCGACGGTGTCGACATGCTGGTCATCGAAGCGACCTTTCTCGACGAAGATGAGCGCCTGGCAAGCGAATACGGCCATCTGACCGCCCGGCAGGCCGCTCGGGTGGCTCGCGAGTGCGGGGTGCGCCGGCTGGTGTTGACGCACTTCTCGCAGCGCTATCCCGACGCTGCCGAGCGGTATCGCGAGGAGGCTGCGCGCGAGTTCTCCGGGGACACCGTGGTGGCCGAGGACCTCATGCGTGTGCCGGTGCCCAAGCGGCGCTAG
- a CDS encoding type II toxin-antitoxin system HicA family toxin, whose amino-acid sequence MVKEEPTREAVKRLRKAGFSRTEAEGSHAKWNHPSGPWVTLPDGHRTISPGVVRKVNQAIADARRAVEEEK is encoded by the coding sequence ATGGTCAAGGAAGAGCCCACCCGGGAAGCGGTCAAACGCCTCCGCAAGGCGGGCTTCAGCCGTACTGAGGCAGAAGGCAGCCACGCCAAGTGGAATCACCCGTCGGGGCCGTGGGTGACTCTTCCTGATGGCCATCGCACGATCTCGCCTGGCGTTGTCCGGAAGGTCAACCAGGCGATAGCCGATGCGCGGCGAGCCGTAGAGGAAGAAAAATGA
- a CDS encoding tyrosine-type recombinase/integrase gives MKGSVYRRGAKWYYKFRLPQRDPSTGQFPWVTKGGHDTERDAWEACREAMRDADRNRIVRPSQQTVGEFVTDWLTAVQPALDASTWRSWSDYARWYVIPHVGGERLQALNEPVLLQFYAMLLAKGRVKPNNDAVMYTHWAKLIASGKRPPTPRELSTACGTSIHAARDAVRRYKAGLTPRTLTQGLAPKTVRNIHSFLHRALADAVAWKYISENPASNVKPPRNPRTRRHVWKPEEIRTFLASVREDRFAALFLLELTTGIRRGQICGLKWSAVDLDAGKVTVHDNRVVVGGQVVDKAGGKTRNADQTISIDKTTVGALRQWRAQQDTEREFFGDGYHPGDFVFTYPDGRPPHPDSIRQRFERLTARAGLSRITFHDLRHTYATGALRAGVSPKIVSERIGHANIGFFLETYAHVLDNDDSEAAEQAAAFLLGDSWTGSDDAPANLPPHDIT, from the coding sequence ATGAAGGGCTCGGTGTATCGGCGGGGCGCGAAGTGGTACTACAAGTTTCGGCTGCCGCAGCGAGATCCCTCGACCGGCCAGTTCCCGTGGGTGACGAAGGGTGGCCACGACACCGAGCGTGACGCGTGGGAGGCCTGCCGCGAGGCGATGCGCGATGCCGATCGCAACCGAATCGTGCGGCCGTCGCAGCAGACAGTCGGTGAGTTCGTCACCGACTGGCTGACGGCGGTGCAGCCGGCGCTTGACGCCTCCACGTGGCGCAGCTGGAGCGACTATGCCCGGTGGTACGTCATCCCTCACGTCGGCGGCGAGCGGCTGCAGGCGCTCAATGAGCCGGTACTGCTGCAGTTTTACGCGATGCTGCTGGCCAAGGGCAGGGTGAAACCGAACAACGATGCGGTGATGTACACCCATTGGGCGAAGCTGATCGCCAGCGGCAAGCGGCCACCGACACCTCGCGAGCTGTCCACGGCATGCGGCACCTCCATCCACGCCGCGCGGGACGCCGTCCGACGCTACAAGGCGGGCCTGACTCCCCGGACCCTGACGCAAGGCCTGGCCCCCAAGACCGTCCGCAACATTCATTCGTTCCTGCACCGGGCACTCGCCGATGCCGTCGCCTGGAAATACATCTCCGAGAACCCGGCGAGCAACGTCAAGCCGCCCCGCAACCCACGAACCCGCCGGCACGTGTGGAAACCTGAGGAGATCCGGACCTTCCTGGCCTCGGTGCGCGAGGACCGCTTCGCCGCACTGTTCCTCCTGGAGTTGACCACCGGGATCCGGCGAGGCCAGATCTGCGGACTCAAATGGTCGGCGGTCGATCTAGATGCCGGAAAGGTGACCGTGCACGACAATCGGGTGGTCGTCGGTGGCCAGGTCGTCGATAAGGCCGGGGGCAAGACCCGCAACGCCGACCAGACCATCTCCATCGACAAGACGACGGTGGGTGCCCTGCGGCAGTGGCGCGCCCAACAGGACACCGAGCGCGAGTTCTTCGGCGACGGCTACCACCCGGGTGACTTCGTGTTCACCTACCCCGACGGACGTCCTCCACACCCGGATTCGATCCGCCAGCGGTTCGAACGTCTGACGGCCAGGGCTGGGTTGTCCCGCATCACGTTTCACGATCTTCGCCATACCTATGCCACCGGGGCGCTGCGGGCCGGGGTGAGTCCGAAGATCGTCAGCGAGCGCATCGGCCACGCGAACATCGGCTTCTTCCTGGAGACCTACGCCCACGTGCTCGACAACGACGACAGCGAAGCGGCCGAGCAAGCCGCCGCGTTCCTGCTCGGCGACAGCTGGACCGGCAGCGACGATGCTCCGGCGAATCTGCCACCCCACGATATAACGTAG
- a CDS encoding ethanolamine ammonia-lyase subunit EutB has translation MYRQQLSGVTYAFDGLVDVMAKATPLRSGDELAGCAAESDAERAAAAWVLADLPLDVFLNEAVVPYETDEVTRLIIDTHDRQAFSAISHLTVGGFRDWLLDNASHAGGASRITAASGGITPEMAAAVSKIMRNQDLIAVAAAMEVTAAFRTTVGGRGTLATRLQPNHPTDDPRGVAAAVLDGLLLGCGDAVIGINPATDSPHATSDLLYLLDSIRDRFAIPTQSCVLSHITTTIGLIEEGAPVDLVFQSIAGTQGANSAFGVTIDLLREGNAAARSLNRGTVGDNVMYLETGQGSALSSGAHLGTGGKPVDQQTLEVRAYAVARDLQPLLVNTVVGFIGPEYLYDGRQIIRAGLEDHFCGKLLGLPMGVDVCYTNHAEADQNDMDNLLTLLAAAGVAFVITVPGADDVMLGYQSLSFHDVLLTRQTMGLRPAPEFETWLRSIGMIDDGGRLTPFDVTNSPLRELTA, from the coding sequence ATGTACCGCCAGCAGCTGTCCGGCGTCACGTACGCGTTCGACGGTCTCGTCGATGTCATGGCCAAGGCAACACCGCTGCGCTCGGGTGATGAGTTGGCCGGGTGCGCCGCCGAGTCCGACGCCGAGCGGGCTGCCGCCGCCTGGGTGCTCGCCGATCTCCCATTGGATGTCTTCCTCAACGAGGCCGTGGTGCCCTATGAGACCGACGAGGTCACCCGGCTGATCATCGACACCCACGACCGGCAGGCCTTCTCGGCCATCTCACACCTGACCGTCGGCGGTTTCCGGGACTGGCTGCTGGACAACGCCTCTCACGCAGGTGGCGCATCCCGCATCACGGCCGCCAGTGGCGGCATCACACCGGAGATGGCGGCAGCGGTCAGCAAGATCATGCGCAACCAGGACCTGATCGCGGTCGCCGCCGCGATGGAGGTCACCGCCGCGTTCCGCACGACCGTCGGCGGTCGGGGCACGCTGGCCACCCGGCTGCAACCCAATCACCCGACCGACGACCCCCGGGGGGTGGCCGCCGCCGTGCTCGATGGGTTGCTGCTGGGATGCGGCGATGCCGTCATCGGGATCAACCCGGCGACGGACTCGCCGCACGCCACCTCTGACCTGCTGTATCTGCTCGATTCGATCCGCGACCGGTTCGCCATCCCCACCCAGTCGTGCGTGCTGTCGCACATCACCACGACCATCGGGCTGATCGAGGAAGGCGCTCCCGTCGACCTGGTCTTTCAGTCCATCGCGGGCACGCAAGGGGCGAACTCGGCGTTCGGGGTGACCATCGACCTATTGCGCGAGGGCAACGCGGCCGCACGCTCGCTGAATCGCGGCACCGTCGGCGACAACGTGATGTATCTGGAGACCGGGCAGGGCTCCGCGCTGAGTTCGGGTGCCCATCTGGGCACCGGCGGCAAACCGGTCGACCAGCAGACCTTGGAGGTGCGCGCGTATGCGGTCGCCCGCGATCTGCAGCCGCTGCTGGTGAACACGGTCGTCGGCTTCATCGGCCCGGAGTACCTCTACGACGGGCGGCAGATCATCCGGGCCGGCCTCGAGGACCACTTCTGCGGCAAGCTGCTGGGACTGCCGATGGGCGTCGACGTCTGCTACACCAATCACGCCGAAGCCGACCAGAACGACATGGACAACCTGCTGACGTTGTTGGCGGCTGCCGGGGTCGCCTTCGTCATCACGGTTCCCGGTGCCGACGACGTCATGCTCGGCTACCAGAGTCTGTCCTTCCACGACGTTCTGCTGACCCGCCAGACCATGGGGCTGCGGCCCGCTCCCGAGTTCGAGACGTGGCTGCGCAGCATCGGGATGATCGACGACGGCGGCAGGCTCACCCCGTTCGACGTGACGAACTCGCCACTGCGGGAGTTGACCGCATGA
- a CDS encoding alpha/beta hydrolase: MTLTVQDIERWNSGDVREVFHAATSRAQAAQDAADGLATLPAFETWGGEAAEAARDAIGQTRKDLDAHGQEALAVANAARSAADNIERIKSELATLKSDAESLGMEIDPIAGTVLPGPKVRNPMEAELKQAQLQPRLETIVAEANLVDIALANAINLAAGATPIPTSSPQPDRPPPDDPKQFADYWQSLSTQQKDYLYSRDHNIGNHPGMPAGDDVYPGGDHYNRLNLADQLASAKAAQAQADTLRAQHPDWAGGQNLPNPRGAGNYARDREQYQAWKAKYDEALGNARYLPDLQHVDNAVSGHPERKLMLLDTDSGRQARAAIAVGDPDSAAHVSVTAPGLNTTVHDAIGGMADEAERVRSEALSQLVATGRGNEGVAAIAWIGYDPPQIPGTDNLGASLQGGWEVSHDAVAEAGAVDLSRFYDGINAAHHGPLDLTAIGHSYGSLTTGLALQEPGDHGVDKALFYGSPGIEATTPQQLGLSPGHVFTMETPNDPIQMVYDGPPIAHAAAPLLPPPFNQLAQSGLAAADLSGAGDFGPNPATNPNFTHLETGAVTVPDGRALAAASGHSDYPRWDSTHNQLYTTGYNIAAVIAGTTPIPQR, translated from the coding sequence GTGACCCTGACCGTCCAAGACATCGAGCGCTGGAACTCCGGTGACGTGCGCGAGGTGTTCCACGCCGCCACCAGCCGTGCCCAAGCCGCTCAGGATGCCGCCGACGGTCTGGCGACGCTGCCGGCCTTCGAAACCTGGGGCGGGGAAGCGGCCGAGGCGGCCAGGGACGCCATCGGCCAGACCCGCAAGGATCTCGATGCCCACGGTCAGGAGGCGCTGGCCGTCGCCAACGCCGCTCGTAGCGCCGCCGACAACATCGAGCGCATCAAATCCGAACTCGCCACCCTCAAGTCCGACGCGGAATCCCTTGGTATGGAGATCGATCCGATAGCGGGCACAGTCCTTCCGGGACCCAAGGTGCGCAACCCGATGGAAGCCGAACTCAAGCAAGCCCAACTCCAGCCGCGCCTGGAAACGATCGTGGCCGAAGCCAACCTGGTCGACATCGCACTGGCCAACGCGATCAACTTGGCCGCCGGTGCGACGCCGATCCCGACGTCCAGTCCACAGCCGGACCGCCCGCCGCCGGATGACCCCAAGCAGTTCGCCGACTATTGGCAAAGCCTGTCCACGCAACAGAAGGATTACCTCTACAGCCGCGACCACAACATCGGCAACCACCCGGGCATGCCGGCCGGTGATGACGTGTATCCGGGTGGCGATCACTACAATCGGCTGAACCTGGCCGACCAACTTGCCAGCGCGAAAGCCGCTCAGGCACAAGCCGATACGCTCAGGGCTCAGCACCCGGACTGGGCCGGCGGACAGAATCTGCCCAACCCACGCGGGGCGGGAAACTACGCCCGCGACCGCGAGCAGTACCAAGCCTGGAAGGCCAAGTACGACGAGGCGCTGGGCAACGCCAGGTACCTGCCCGACCTGCAACACGTCGACAACGCGGTCTCCGGGCACCCCGAACGCAAGCTGATGCTGCTCGATACCGACAGCGGTCGCCAGGCCAGAGCCGCTATTGCGGTCGGTGACCCCGATAGCGCGGCACACGTGTCGGTAACGGCTCCCGGACTCAATACCACCGTCCACGACGCCATCGGCGGGATGGCGGATGAAGCCGAACGTGTCCGCAGCGAAGCGCTCAGCCAGCTCGTGGCGACGGGTCGCGGCAACGAGGGAGTGGCCGCGATCGCCTGGATCGGCTATGACCCCCCACAGATTCCCGGCACCGACAATCTGGGTGCCTCACTGCAGGGCGGCTGGGAGGTCAGTCACGACGCGGTCGCCGAGGCGGGTGCGGTGGATCTATCCCGGTTCTACGACGGCATCAACGCCGCCCATCACGGCCCACTCGACCTCACCGCCATCGGCCATTCCTACGGCTCGCTCACCACCGGCTTGGCCCTCCAGGAACCGGGCGATCACGGCGTGGACAAGGCGCTGTTCTACGGCTCACCGGGAATTGAAGCGACCACACCTCAACAGCTGGGCCTGTCGCCCGGCCACGTCTTCACCATGGAGACCCCCAATGACCCCATCCAGATGGTCTATGACGGCCCGCCGATCGCCCATGCCGCAGCACCGCTGCTGCCACCGCCGTTCAATCAGCTTGCCCAATCCGGCCTCGCTGCAGCCGATCTGAGCGGCGCGGGTGACTTCGGACCCAACCCGGCCACCAACCCGAACTTCACCCATCTGGAAACCGGCGCCGTGACCGTGCCGGACGGGCGAGCACTGGCAGCTGCCAGTGGTCACAGCGACTACCCGCGCTGGGACTCCACTCACAATCAGCTCTACACGACCGGCTACAACATCGCCGCGGTCATCGCCGGCACAACCCCAATTCCCCAAAGGTAG
- a CDS encoding LppA family lipoprotein, producing MSNPYKPTDPTQASQAAASLTSLPTLEDARAQMIAAIEHVGQQIAAVAPAMRFEWRLDEGRVGCNPPYEQSEGQEILLAKYVSDVPVPEQDWNRVYDIVAEAARTLGAGNVTVFKSAPDDHDAQFSSETGTVLRVASQKAALLTGSTGCRLPANKH from the coding sequence GTGAGCAATCCCTACAAGCCGACCGATCCCACCCAGGCCAGCCAGGCAGCGGCGTCGCTGACCTCGTTGCCAACGCTGGAAGACGCCCGAGCCCAGATGATCGCGGCCATTGAGCATGTCGGACAACAGATTGCCGCCGTTGCGCCGGCGATGAGGTTCGAGTGGCGCCTCGACGAAGGCCGAGTCGGGTGCAACCCACCCTACGAACAGTCCGAAGGCCAGGAAATACTGCTCGCAAAGTACGTGTCCGATGTTCCTGTCCCCGAACAGGACTGGAATCGGGTGTATGACATTGTTGCCGAAGCCGCACGGACGTTGGGTGCCGGGAACGTGACGGTGTTCAAGAGCGCGCCCGATGACCATGACGCGCAGTTCTCCAGCGAGACAGGCACTGTGCTGCGGGTGGCATCGCAGAAGGCGGCGCTGTTGACCGGCAGTACGGGATGCCGGCTACCCGCAAACAAGCACTAG
- a CDS encoding type II toxin-antitoxin system RelE/ParE family toxin: MAAVTGAIDLLELEGPTLGRPIVDKVNGSKFHSMKELRPAGTSIRVLFIFDPARQAILLLGGDKAGDWKRWYDRNIPIADARFESWLATEHGG, encoded by the coding sequence ATGGCGGCGGTCACCGGCGCCATCGACCTGTTGGAGCTGGAGGGGCCGACACTGGGTCGGCCGATCGTCGACAAGGTGAACGGCTCGAAGTTTCACAGCATGAAGGAGCTGCGCCCGGCCGGGACTAGCATCCGCGTCCTGTTCATCTTCGACCCGGCCCGGCAGGCGATCCTGCTCTTGGGCGGCGATAAGGCAGGCGATTGGAAGCGCTGGTACGACAGGAACATTCCGATCGCGGACGCACGCTTCGAGAGCTGGCTGGCGACCGAGCACGGAGGGTGA
- a CDS encoding SRPBCC family protein, translated as MTLPALEDITDPLPGLMRIETSPREKATPVLMEMIHAVYPHDEVFGEYCTVSDYVDCPPDELFDYLSDTRSLEEWTYSLRGFTQTGEPGLWLAYDRLGNETEIYTRTVANRDARTVDYHCAWDQGKHLWMIYLMRVVDAQLVFDKPGSVVLWTNCHHPFYDKNPYPDTAPPQRPVWVGDFWEMFGPGHLLELKNLKAIAEYRHHHGLPVTPDWMRG; from the coding sequence ATGACATTGCCCGCACTCGAAGACATCACCGACCCGCTGCCCGGCCTGATGCGGATCGAGACCTCGCCGCGGGAGAAGGCCACCCCGGTGCTCATGGAGATGATCCACGCGGTCTACCCCCACGACGAGGTGTTCGGTGAGTACTGCACCGTCAGCGACTACGTCGACTGCCCGCCCGACGAACTGTTCGACTACCTGTCCGACACTCGGTCCCTGGAGGAGTGGACCTACAGCCTGCGCGGGTTCACTCAAACCGGTGAACCCGGCCTGTGGCTGGCCTACGACCGGCTCGGCAACGAGACCGAGATCTACACCCGCACCGTGGCCAACCGCGACGCCCGCACCGTCGACTACCACTGCGCCTGGGATCAGGGCAAGCACCTGTGGATGATCTACCTGATGCGAGTTGTCGACGCGCAGTTGGTATTCGACAAGCCCGGCTCGGTGGTGCTGTGGACCAACTGCCACCACCCGTTCTACGACAAGAACCCCTACCCCGACACCGCGCCACCGCAGCGGCCGGTGTGGGTCGGTGACTTCTGGGAGATGTTCGGCCCCGGTCATCTGCTGGAACTCAAGAACCTCAAGGCCATCGCCGAATACCGGCACCACCACGGGCTGCCCGTCACTCCCGATTGGATGCGCGGATGA
- a CDS encoding WXG100 family type VII secretion target has product MSLRVNIEQLAASGTAVTGHGEDVATKHAAAASRIDAAQAGWQGASAAAMELLAAQWVGTTSALVTRLSDHAQGLHTSAQGFAEMEQRNSQALQEPARTANAIANQTAM; this is encoded by the coding sequence ATGTCGCTTCGGGTCAACATCGAGCAGCTGGCCGCATCAGGAACCGCCGTCACCGGCCACGGCGAAGACGTGGCCACCAAGCATGCGGCCGCGGCCAGCCGCATCGACGCCGCACAGGCGGGCTGGCAGGGCGCCTCGGCCGCCGCGATGGAACTCCTGGCGGCGCAATGGGTCGGCACAACCAGCGCGCTGGTCACCAGATTGAGCGACCACGCGCAGGGATTGCACACCAGTGCCCAGGGGTTCGCCGAGATGGAACAGCGCAACAGCCAGGCCCTGCAGGAGCCGGCTCGAACAGCGAATGCCATCGCGAACCAGACCGCCATGTGA
- the eutC gene encoding ethanolamine ammonia-lyase subunit EutC has product MSTDDVARQQFWDTLRQSTQARIGLGRAGNALPTRNVLELSAAHAAARDAVHIPLDTERLAAAIAEIGIGQPAIVTSQASSRGEYLRRPDLGRLPADLSSVPDAPADIGFVLADGLSPTALMHHAAALLDALVTELGDRYTLAAPVIATQARVALGDHIAARGQYTTLLVIIGERPGLSVADSLGIYLTHRPKPGCSDAERNCISNIHPPDGLGYRDAARIAAGLVAGARQLGQSGVALKDTSRGIGIDAGAQPLNQ; this is encoded by the coding sequence ATGAGCACCGACGACGTCGCACGCCAGCAATTCTGGGACACCTTGCGCCAAAGCACGCAGGCGCGAATTGGGTTGGGACGGGCCGGGAATGCCCTGCCGACGCGCAATGTGCTGGAGCTGTCCGCCGCCCACGCGGCCGCACGCGACGCGGTGCACATCCCGCTGGACACCGAACGGCTGGCCGCCGCGATCGCTGAGATCGGCATCGGGCAACCGGCGATTGTCACCAGCCAGGCCTCGTCACGCGGCGAATACCTGCGCCGCCCCGACCTCGGCCGGCTGCCCGCCGATCTGTCGTCGGTTCCTGATGCGCCGGCCGATATCGGTTTTGTGCTCGCCGACGGGCTGTCACCGACCGCGTTGATGCATCACGCGGCCGCGCTGTTGGACGCTTTGGTGACCGAATTGGGTGATCGGTACACCCTTGCTGCGCCGGTGATCGCGACCCAGGCGCGGGTCGCGCTCGGTGACCACATTGCCGCCCGCGGGCAGTACACGACCCTGTTGGTGATCATCGGTGAGCGTCCCGGCCTCAGTGTCGCCGACAGTCTGGGCATCTACCTCACCCACCGGCCGAAGCCGGGATGCAGTGACGCCGAACGCAATTGCATCTCGAACATCCACCCGCCCGACGGTCTGGGGTATCGAGACGCCGCCCGCATTGCAGCCGGCCTGGTCGCCGGAGCTCGTCAGCTCGGCCAGTCCGGTGTCGCGCTCAAGGACACGTCCCGGGGCATCGGCATTGACGCCGGAGCGCAGCCGCTGAACCAGTAG
- a CDS encoding thiamine pyrophosphate-binding protein, producing MPVSADPGAGTGRLRVVDYIVHHLARRGIHHLFGVDGANIEDLYDAAHAHPQVTAIVAKHEFSAAAMADAYSRTAPTLGVVVATSGGGALNTVPGLGESLASRVPVLALIGQAFAADDGLGPFQDTSGANGTLDAAALFSAVSVFCQRITTPRDILTALPEALAAVTSLRGPAVLLLPKDIQQALIDAPADDDIPAHPQLPVDLGPIIDLLATTTGPVTIVAGDQVARDDARAELHHLQATLDAAIVTEPDAKDAAPAALGVAGVMGHPAVSAAIASSAACLLVGSRMPLMARRGLDATLAAIPVASLGSAPPYLPATHVHTDDLKSALAALAHALTTRPRTPHHTAPTELAPPEHTGPGVRYRDAMADLDAVLPDGTDIAVDAGNIGAAAIHWLPARRDGRFLVALGMGGMGYSFGAGVGMAFARAGKPGRVVVIAGDGSFYMHGMEIHTAIQHQLPVTFVLFDNQAHAMCVTREQVFYGGGYSYNRFGPSRLGAGLAAMFPGLPSTDVCDRAGFVAALDAALGADGPSVVAVECSADEIPPFTAFLASTAKESQ from the coding sequence ATGCCGGTCAGCGCTGACCCCGGCGCGGGGACCGGACGCCTGCGGGTCGTCGACTACATCGTCCACCACCTCGCCCGACGCGGTATCCACCACCTTTTCGGCGTCGACGGCGCCAACATCGAGGACCTCTACGACGCCGCCCACGCCCACCCGCAGGTCACCGCCATCGTCGCCAAGCACGAGTTCTCTGCCGCGGCTATGGCCGATGCCTACAGTCGCACCGCGCCCACCCTCGGCGTCGTCGTCGCCACCTCCGGCGGCGGTGCCCTGAACACTGTCCCGGGCCTGGGTGAGTCCCTGGCCAGCCGGGTCCCGGTGCTCGCGCTCATCGGCCAGGCTTTCGCAGCCGACGACGGGCTCGGCCCGTTCCAGGACACCAGCGGCGCCAACGGCACCCTCGACGCCGCGGCCCTGTTCTCCGCGGTGTCCGTGTTCTGCCAGCGGATCACCACCCCGCGCGACATCCTCACCGCCCTGCCGGAGGCGCTCGCCGCCGTGACGAGCCTGCGGGGCCCCGCGGTCCTGTTGTTGCCCAAAGATATTCAGCAAGCCCTCATCGACGCACCGGCCGACGACGACATCCCCGCTCACCCGCAGCTTCCCGTTGACCTCGGCCCGATCATCGACCTGCTGGCCACCACCACAGGCCCGGTCACGATCGTCGCCGGTGACCAGGTGGCCCGCGACGACGCCCGCGCCGAACTGCATCACCTACAAGCCACCCTCGACGCCGCCATCGTCACCGAGCCCGACGCCAAGGACGCCGCCCCCGCGGCGCTCGGGGTGGCCGGCGTGATGGGCCATCCCGCCGTCAGCGCGGCGATCGCGAGCAGCGCCGCATGCCTGCTGGTCGGCAGCCGCATGCCGCTGATGGCACGCCGCGGCCTGGACGCCACCCTCGCCGCCATCCCCGTCGCCTCCCTCGGCTCGGCCCCGCCGTACCTCCCCGCCACCCACGTCCACACCGACGACCTCAAGTCCGCCCTGGCCGCCCTGGCCCACGCGCTCACCACCAGACCGCGCACGCCACACCACACCGCACCCACCGAACTCGCCCCGCCCGAGCACACCGGCCCCGGCGTGCGGTACCGCGACGCCATGGCCGACCTCGACGCCGTCCTGCCCGACGGCACCGACATCGCCGTCGACGCAGGCAATATCGGTGCCGCCGCCATCCACTGGCTCCCGGCCCGCCGCGACGGCCGCTTCCTGGTGGCCCTGGGCATGGGCGGCATGGGCTACAGCTTCGGCGCCGGCGTCGGCATGGCATTCGCCAGGGCAGGCAAGCCCGGCCGGGTGGTCGTGATCGCCGGTGACGGATCGTTCTACATGCACGGCATGGAGATTCACACCGCGATCCAGCATCAGCTTCCCGTGACGTTCGTCCTGTTCGACAACCAGGCGCACGCGATGTGCGTCACCCGCGAGCAGGTGTTCTACGGCGGGGGCTACAGCTACAACCGGTTCGGCCCCAGCCGCCTGGGCGCCGGGCTGGCCGCGATGTTCCCGGGCCTGCCGTCCACCGACGTCTGCGACCGTGCCGGGTTCGTGGCGGCCCTCGACGCCGCGCTGGGCGCCGACGGACCGTCGGTGGTCGCCGTCGAATGCTCCGCCGATGAAATACCGCCCTTCACAGCCTTTTTGGCCTCGACCGCGAAGGAAAGCCAATGA